The sequence below is a genomic window from Methanofollis sp..
AGAGGCGATATGAGCACGGCCGGGCCCCCGCAGAAACTCATATCGGGGAGAATCGGAGCCGGATTGTCAGGGTACGCGGCGGCAACATGAAAGTTCGGGCACTCCGCCTGAACGTTGCCTCGGTCTCCAACCCTGCGACCGGCGAGACCAAGAAATCTGGCATCCTGAACGTGGAAGCAAACCCGGCAAACATCAACTATGTCCGCCGGAACCTCCTCACGAAGGGTGCGATCATCACGACCGAACTCGGGCGCGCACGGATTGTGAGCCGCCCCGGCCAGGACGGCGTCGTCAACGCCGTGTTGATCCAATAAACCCATTTTTTGTCCGGAGATCCCCGTGCAGGAGATCTTCGGGTGTTGCGGCTGTCCCGGACCGGGCGGCCCGCTGTCACAGTCTGATATACGCGTAACTTTCGGCCTGCCTCCTCACTATCTCGCTGATGCCTGAGGGCACGACCTCGACAGACCGCGGGAAGTCGTCCCTCGCGAAGGTCATCGCCCTGATGCTGTTTGCGCAGACTGCAAAACGCACCCCCTGTTCGCTCATGTTCCTGACATCGTCCACGTACTGGCCTGTCAGGAGAAAGGCCTTCACGCCGTCGCCGTGTGCGACCACCTCCACCTCCACCCCATCGCCCATATCGGCAAGAAGGTTCCGGGCTGTTTGCAGGATCGCACCTGTCTTCCCGGTCTCGGTGAGGTGGAAGAGCGCCCTGTACCTGATCGTCATCGTCTCCTCCTCCGCGATGCGGGATCTGGCGTCCTCTCCCTATCAACCTTGTGCAGGCGCGATCCTCTTATATCTGCCAGGGTCTATTCCGCGGCACGTGACGATGTTGCTGCGTACGCGGATGCTGGTCCTTCTCCTGCTCGTCGCCACTGCGCAGGGTGCGGCCGGCGTAGGGCCTGACGTCTGGGAAAAAATACCCGAAAGGCCGCCACCCGGCGACGACATGGCCAAACTCTCCTCAGATCTCGCGGACCTGGTGGAGATGAATGGGTACGGGGAGAATGTCCCCGACAATGCTGCCCTCTCTTCTGGTTACACCGCCCCCTCGTCGGTCACGGTCTATGTCTCCCTGCATCCTCCTGCCGCGACCGATTGTGTCGACCCCTTTGCCGTGGAAGTGACGGCACGGGACGAGGCCCGCCACCTGGCCGTGGCCCTGGTGCGGGTCGAGGACCTGAAGGGTCTTGCGTCCCTTCCTGAGGTGCGGTCTGTGCGGACTGTCCTGCCGCCGTTCTTTGCCGCCGGTTCGGTGGACACGGAGGGCGACGCCATCCTCAGGGCGGAGGACCTCAGGGACGCCACCGGGTACAACGGCACTGGCGTGAAGATCGGCGTCATCTCCGACGGCGTGACCCACCTCGACGATGCCGTCCTGACCGGCGACCTCCCTCCCGACGTCAACGTCCTCTCGAACACCCTCGGCGGCGACGAGGGAACGGCAATGCTTGAGATCGTCCATGACATCGCCCCCGGTGCCTCCCTCTATTTCCATGACTGCGGGGGAGACGTGATCTCCTTCGACGAGGCATTCCAGGATCTTGCCGACGCGGGGTGCACGATCATCTGCGACGACATCGTCTATCTTGACGAACCCTACTTTGACGAGAGTGCCGACGCCCCTCTCGGAGGCATCAGGCGCCTCGCGGCCGAAGGAGATGTCCTCCTGGTCTCCTCGGCCGGCAACTTCGGCCTGTCGCACTACCAGGAAGAGTACCTTGACTCGGGGAACATGTTCCATTCCCATGACTTCGGCGGCGGGAGCGTCCTCCTCCCCTTCAGGGTCTCTGCGACGTCCCCGGCCTTTGTCGTGCTTCAGTGGGCCGACCCCTGGGTCTCGTCGGCGAACGACTACAACCTCTATGTCTGGGACCGCACCGGATCGCTGGTGGGCATGAGCACCATCGTCCAGGAGGGGAACGGCACCCCTCTGGAGGTGGTCTCCTTCACCAATCCCGATCCCTTCGTCTCGACCTATTATGCGGGCATCACCCGTGTCCGCGGCTCGCCCCGTCTCCTTGAGGTCTACACCTTCTATGGGGCGGTCTCCCCTGACTACAACACCCCTTCAGACTCGATCTTCGGTCACCCGGCCTATCCCGGCGTGGTCACGGTCGGTGCGATCGATTTCCAGGACATGCTCAGGCAGTACTCCTCGCAGGGGCCGGTGACCATCGTCTACCCGGTGCCCGAGGAGAGGGCCAAGCCCGACCTTGCAGCGACCGACGGGGTGCAGGTGACAGGGGCGGGCGGTTTCCCGAACCCCTTCTATGGCACGAGCGCCTCGGCGCCGCATGTGGCCGGCATCGCAGCCCTGCTCATGGGCCAGGACCCTGCCCTGAACGCGTCCGGGTTTGTGGACGCCCTCGTCTCCTCGTCCATGGACCCGGGGTTGCCTGGTTATGACCCGGGGTACGGCTATGGCAGGGCCGACGCCATTGTCCTCAGGTCGGTGATCACGCCGCCGCTCATCGCAAATTTCTCGGCATCTCCGGCCGCGGGTATGGTGCCCCTGACGGTCAGGTTCACCGACCTCTCCGGCGGTACTCCTGATACATGGTCCTGGGCCTTCGGCGACGGCAATGTCTCGTCCAACCCGGATCCTGTCCATGTCTATGAGGTGCCGGGCGTCTATACGGTGAACCTCACGGTCATGGCGGGGACGTCGACAAACTCCACCGGAAAAACCGGTCTTGTCACTGCGGTGGCGCAGGGCCCGCCTGCGGCGAACTTCTCCGCTGCCCCTCTCTCCGGCCCCGCGCCCCTGACTGTGAACTTCGCCGACGCCTCCGGGGGATTCCCGACCTCGTGGTCGTGGGCCTTCGGCGAGGGGAACCTCTCGACAGACCCCGACCCCAAGCACGTCTATGCCCTGCCGGGGACATACGCGGTGAACCTGACCGTTGCAAACCCCCATGGCAACGATACCCTGCGCCGCCCCGACTTCGTCACGGTGGAGGCCCCTCTCCTCCGTGCAAACTTCTCCGCGAATGCCACCGCCGGCATGGTCCCCTTTGCGGTACACTTTGCGGACGAAAGCCCCGGAAATGTGACCTCGTGGTCCTGGGCCTTCGGTGACGGGAATGTCTCGACAGACCCCGACCCCGTCCATATCTATGAGGTGCCGGGCACGTACATGGTGAACCTCACCGTCGCGGACCCGTACTCCCGCGACATGGTATCGAGGGCCCGTTTCATCAGGGCCGTTGCGCAGGGCCCGCCTGCGGCGAACTTCTCTGCCGCCCCTCTCTCCGGCCCCGCGCCGCTCGCTGTGAACTTCACCGACACCTCTGGGGGATTCCCGACCTCGTGGTCGTGGGCCTTCGGCGACGGGAATGTCTCGACAGACCCTGACCCGCAGCACGTCTATGCCCTGCCGGGCACATACGCGGTGAACCTGACTGTCGCAAACCCCTATGGCAACGACACCCTGCGCCGCCCCGGCCTCGTCACCGTGGAGGCTCCGGCCCTCCGCGCAAACTTCTCCGCGAATGCCACCACCGGCGTGGTCCCGTTCGCGGTGCGGTTTGCCGACACCTCGGCCGGTTTCCCGACCTCGTGGTCGTGGGAGTTCGGCGACGGGAACCTCTCGACAGACCGGCACCCGGTCCATGTCTACGGGGTGCCCGGGACGTACACGGTGAACCTCACCATCTCCCGCGGGACAGAGAACGCCACATTTGAACGGTTCGACTACGTCGCGGTGACGGCCCCCCTGATCCTCTCTTCTTCGCCTGTGCCCCCCGATCGTGAGGCGGGGATCCGGGATCTGACCTTTCAGGAGCGATCAGCATAGATTATTAGATCCGATCGCCCATACGTCTATGATGCGCAGAGTCTACTACCGCTTCCCGACGCGCTTTGATCTGAATTTCACCCTGGGTTCGCCATTCGGGCAGGCCCTCAGGTATGTCGCGGCCCTCCACCGCACTCACACCACCTGCCGGCAGGGTGATGACCTCTACAAGCGCGATATCCTCCTTGAGATTGCCGACGACCGGACGCGGTTCCTCCCCCTCGACCTCATCCCCGCCCTCGCCGACGAGGTGACCGAGTCTGCGGACTTCAGGTTTTCGGTTCATGAGACCCTTCTGCGGCCGGAGGGCAGGCGTCCGGTTTCGGAGAACACATTCCTGATGAGGATCGTCGACCGCGGTCCGCAGTCCGAGGTCTTCGTCGTCAAGGAAGGATTGGCCGGTTCGATGGATGCGATGGATATCCGCGAGATCCTCAAGGGTGCCTGCGAGTGAGCCTCCAGATCACCGTCGCGGCCCCCTTCAAGCAGATGCACCTGGGGGAACTGGAGAAGAATCAGTTTGTCTTTTTCCTTGCCCTGGACCGGAAGTGGCTGAACGTCGAACAGGCGAACGCCGTCCTCCGCCTGGGAGAATCCGCCGGACTTCTCGGTGTAAAAGGCGGGAAGGTCGTCCCGCTCTTTGACCTCTCCTCAGTTACGATCCCCCTCGGCTTCAGGCCCGGCCCCGAGGTCTTCGAGGCGCCCGACCCGCTGCGCGACCTCATCGCCAGGATCGCGTCGGCGACCGATAGGGACGCGAGCGAGGTGACTGCCGGGATGAACCGCGTGATCGAGGGGGAGTTCGACGGCAACCTCAGGCCCGAAGCAGCGGCCGTCCTGCTTGCTCGCAGGTACGGTGTTGCATGGCAGGATCTCCTGCCTGCTCTCCGTGAAAGTGTTGTCCGGGAAAAATAGATTTTTTTTAGTTCTCTGCAGCCTCTTCGCCGCCCTTTCCGAGGAGCGCATCGATAGGCTGCGCACCGTACTGGGCAACGACGGCGTTGATCTGGACAAAGTCAGCGGTGATCTCGTTTCCGCGGACCGATTTTCTCTTCCTCTGTCCCTCGTGCTCGGGGTGGAATCCCACGCCCTCGGAGAGGAGGATCCGCCTGCGGCCTGCGCCCGGCAGATCCTTCCTGGCGGCGATCCCGGTTCTGTCCGAGCCGCCGGTGATCTGGATAGTGTATCCGGCGAGGCCGAGGGGTGCGCCATCGATCTCGTTCCCGATCTTCTTCCCGATCAATGCCGATGCAGCCGCCCCGCTTGCCTGGATATTGTAGGCGCGGCTTGCCTTCCTGTCAGATACGACAACCTTGAAATCAACCATTATCTCTGACTCCTTCTCATCCTGATGATATCAGACGTGACTATAAAATTGGATGATATCTATATTAAAACTACTTCCCCCAGAAGGGATTTTCTTTTCTTCGCATCAGGGTGTACTCATCGAGTACCTCAC
It includes:
- a CDS encoding DsrE family protein, with protein sequence MTIRYRALFHLTETGKTGAILQTARNLLADMGDGVEVEVVAHGDGVKAFLLTGQYVDDVRNMSEQGVRFAVCANSIRAMTFARDDFPRSVEVVPSGISEIVRRQAESYAYIRL
- a CDS encoding 30S ribosomal protein S6e, which produces MVDFKVVVSDRKASRAYNIQASGAAASALIGKKIGNEIDGAPLGLAGYTIQITGGSDRTGIAARKDLPGAGRRRILLSEGVGFHPEHEGQRKRKSVRGNEITADFVQINAVVAQYGAQPIDALLGKGGEEAAEN
- a CDS encoding DUF2240 family protein, with product MSLQITVAAPFKQMHLGELEKNQFVFFLALDRKWLNVEQANAVLRLGESAGLLGVKGGKVVPLFDLSSVTIPLGFRPGPEVFEAPDPLRDLIARIASATDRDASEVTAGMNRVIEGEFDGNLRPEAAAVLLARRYGVAWQDLLPALRESVVREK
- a CDS encoding PKD domain-containing protein → MLLRTRMLVLLLLVATAQGAAGVGPDVWEKIPERPPPGDDMAKLSSDLADLVEMNGYGENVPDNAALSSGYTAPSSVTVYVSLHPPAATDCVDPFAVEVTARDEARHLAVALVRVEDLKGLASLPEVRSVRTVLPPFFAAGSVDTEGDAILRAEDLRDATGYNGTGVKIGVISDGVTHLDDAVLTGDLPPDVNVLSNTLGGDEGTAMLEIVHDIAPGASLYFHDCGGDVISFDEAFQDLADAGCTIICDDIVYLDEPYFDESADAPLGGIRRLAAEGDVLLVSSAGNFGLSHYQEEYLDSGNMFHSHDFGGGSVLLPFRVSATSPAFVVLQWADPWVSSANDYNLYVWDRTGSLVGMSTIVQEGNGTPLEVVSFTNPDPFVSTYYAGITRVRGSPRLLEVYTFYGAVSPDYNTPSDSIFGHPAYPGVVTVGAIDFQDMLRQYSSQGPVTIVYPVPEERAKPDLAATDGVQVTGAGGFPNPFYGTSASAPHVAGIAALLMGQDPALNASGFVDALVSSSMDPGLPGYDPGYGYGRADAIVLRSVITPPLIANFSASPAAGMVPLTVRFTDLSGGTPDTWSWAFGDGNVSSNPDPVHVYEVPGVYTVNLTVMAGTSTNSTGKTGLVTAVAQGPPAANFSAAPLSGPAPLTVNFADASGGFPTSWSWAFGEGNLSTDPDPKHVYALPGTYAVNLTVANPHGNDTLRRPDFVTVEAPLLRANFSANATAGMVPFAVHFADESPGNVTSWSWAFGDGNVSTDPDPVHIYEVPGTYMVNLTVADPYSRDMVSRARFIRAVAQGPPAANFSAAPLSGPAPLAVNFTDTSGGFPTSWSWAFGDGNVSTDPDPQHVYALPGTYAVNLTVANPYGNDTLRRPGLVTVEAPALRANFSANATTGVVPFAVRFADTSAGFPTSWSWEFGDGNLSTDRHPVHVYGVPGTYTVNLTISRGTENATFERFDYVAVTAPLILSSSPVPPDREAGIRDLTFQERSA
- a CDS encoding 30S ribosomal protein S8e, with protein sequence MQWQGRSVRRLTGGRNHPACGKRRYEHGRAPAETHIGENRSRIVRVRGGNMKVRALRLNVASVSNPATGETKKSGILNVEANPANINYVRRNLLTKGAIITTELGRARIVSRPGQDGVVNAVLIQ